The following are from one region of the Platichthys flesus chromosome 2, fPlaFle2.1, whole genome shotgun sequence genome:
- the LOC133972446 gene encoding potassium voltage-gated channel subfamily KQT member 2-like isoform X1 has product MEQKPRNGDMFPAAQSDQKRLKVGFVGLEAGGSESRDGALLISGAEDGPRRQRSVSGGKKPPKRNALYRRLQNFLYNVLERPRGWAFIYHAYVFLLVFSCLVLSVFSTIKEYEKSSEDALYILEVVTIVVFGVEYMVRIWAAGCCCRFRGWRGRLKFARKPFCVIDVMVLIASISVLAAGTQGNVFATSAIRSLRFLQILRMIRMDRRGGTWKLLGSVVYAHSKELITAWYIGFLCLILASFLVYLAEKEDNEQFETYADALWWGLITLTTIGYGDKFPITWNGRLLAATFTLIGVSFFALPAGILGSGFALKVQEQHRQKHFEKRRNPAAGLIQAAWRVYATNLSRTDLSSTWDYYERTVSVPMYRLIPPLNQLDLLRNLKNKSGLSFRKDVQPEPSPSQKVSLKERVFSSPRSSGTKGKGSPQHVVPTVGPGVAPSVGPSPGGGPGVPGGPGGPGGIQALRRSPSTEPCLEESPSKVPKSWSFGERSRTRQAFRIRGAASRQNSEVLIEMQDEEFRRKSSPDASLPGEDMADDNKSCHCEFVPQDLTRGLKVAIRGICIMRFMVSKRKFKESLRPYDVMDVIEQYSAGHLDMLARIKNLQSRVDQIVGRGTPTADKDRPKAANEELPEDPSMMGRLGKVEKQVLSMERKLDFLVNIYIQRMGIPQAETDAYFGSKEPDPAPPYHSPVDQLEKSQSVPKILQVLPSDQVEKTRHVTKMVRSSSSTGHRHYKTPTCPPSTSWQPISSHLPQHAPPPHQRSHGNTPSPVGGGSLVRLPPPPAGERHGGKRSNRQSTGERGGAERGGEGTNGTEGGGGEVKLESDASVSIPSVDHEELERSFSGFSISQSRENLDFLNSFCSSDLDRRGGGGPALCPALRPCIAEGESDSDSELCAPSPHSDQA; this is encoded by the exons ATGGAGCAGAAACCCCGGAACGGCGACATGTTCCCCGCAGCGCAGAGCGACCAGAAGAGGCTGAAGGTCGGCTTCGTGGGGCTGGAGGCCGGAGGCAGCGAGTCCAGAGACGGAGCCCTGCTCATATcag gTGCAGAGGACGGACCTCGGCGGCAGCGCAGCGTCTCCGGGGGAAAGAAACCTCCGAAACGAAATGCTCTCTACAGACGACTGCAGAACTTCCTGTACAACGTCCTGGAGAGGCCTCGAGGATGGGCCTTCATCTACCACGCCTACGT GTTCCTGCTGGTGTTCTCCtgtctggttctgtctgtgttcTCCACCATCAAAGAGTACGAGAAGAGTTCAGAGGACGCTCTCTACATCCTg GAGGTGGTGACCATCGTGGTGTTCGGGGTGGAGTACATGGTGAGGATCTGGGCTGCAGGTTGCTGCTGTCggttcagaggatggagaggacgACTCAAGTTCGCCAGGAAACCCTTTTGTGTCATCG ACGTGATGGTGTTGATAGCGTCCATCTCCGTCCTGGCGGCGGGGACGCAGGGGAACGTCTTCGCCACGTCAGCCATTCGTTCTCTTCGGTTCCTTCAGATCCTGAGGATGATCCGTATGGACCGACGAGGAGGAACCTGGAAACTGCTCGGATCAGTGGTGTACGCCCAcagcaag GAGCTGATCACAGCCTGGTACATCGGCTTCCTGTGTCTCATTCTGGCCAGTTTCCTCGTTTATTTGGCAGAAAAAGAAGATAACGAACAGTTTGAGACGTACGCCGACGCCCTCTGGTGGGGACTG aTCACACTGACCACCATCGGTTATGGAGATAAGTTCCCCATCACCTGGAATGGACGTCTCCTGGCTGCGACCTTCACTCTGATCGGAGTCTCTTTCTTTGCTCTGCCCGCT GGGATCCTGGGTTCCGGTTTTGCTCTGAAGGTCCAGGAGCAGCACCGACAGAAGCACTTTGAGAAGAGACGCAACCCAGCAGCCGGACTCATCCAG GCGGCGTGGAGAGTCTACGCCACGAATCTGAGCCGAACTGATCTGTCTTCCACCTGGGACTATTACGAGAGGACGGTGTCTGTCCCCATGTACAG gttgaTTCCTCCTCTCAATCAGTTGGATTTACTGAGGAACCTCAAGAACAAATCAGGACTCTCATTCAG GAAGGACGTCCAGCCTGAACCATCTCCCAG TCAGAAGGTCAGTCTGAAGGAGCGGGTCTTCTCATCCCCCCGCAGCTCAGGAACCAAAGGGAAAGGTTCCCCCCAGCATG TGGTTCCTACAGTCGGCCCCGGTGTTGCTCCTAGTGTGGGTCCTAGTCCTGGTGGGGGTCCTGGAGTTCCTGGAGGTCCTGGTGGTCCAGGGGGGATCCAGGCCCTGCGACGCTCCCCCAGCACGGAGCCTTGTCTGGAGGAGAGTCCCAGCAAGGTTCCAAAGAGCTGGAGCTTCGGAGAACGCAGCAGAACCCGACAGGCCTTCAGGATCCGAGGAGCGGCTTCACGCCAAAACTCTGAAG TGCTCATTGAGATGCAGGATGAAGAGTTCAGACGGAAGAGCTCCCcag ACGCCAGCCTGCCAGGAGAAGACATGGCTGACGACAACAAGAGCTGCCACTGTGAGTTTGTGCCCCAGGATCTGACCCGGGGGTTAAAGGTCGCCATCAGAGGCATCTG CATCATGCGTTTCATGGTGTCCAAGAGGAAGTTTAAGGAGAGTCTTCGTCCATATGACGTCATGGACGTGATCGAGCAGTATTCAGCCGGTCACCTGGACATGCTTGCCCGCATCAAGAACCTCCAGTCCAG AGTGGATCAGATTGTTGGCAGAGGAACACCAACTGCAGACAAAGACCGTCCCAAAGCAGCCAATGAGGAGCTTCCTGAGGATCCAAGCATGATGGGACGGTTGGGGAAGGTGGAGAAGCAG GTGCTGTCCATGGAGAGAAAGTTGGACTTCCTGGTGAACATCTACATCCAGCGAATGGGAATCCCTCAGGCTGAGACCGACGCCTACTTTGGATCCAAGGAGCCAGACCCAGCTCCGCCCTACCACAGTCCAGTGGATCAGCTGGAGAAGAGCCAGTCTGTCCCCAAGATCCTGCA GGTGCTGCCTAGCGACCAAGTGGAGAAGACTCGTCATGTGACCAAGATGGTtcgctccagcagctccacgggTCACAGACACTACAAAACCCCCACAtgccctccctccacctcctggcAGCCAATCAGCTCCCACCTCCCTCAACATGCCCCACCCCCTCATCAGCGTAGCCACGGCAACACACCAAGTCCAGTGGGAGGCGGGTCACTGGTTCGACTCCCACCTCCTCCGGCCGGAGAGAGACATGGAGGCAAGCGGTCCAACCGGCAGAGCACGGGAGAGCGAGGGGGGgcggagaggggaggggaggggaccAATGGGacggaggggggaggaggggaggtgaaGCTGGAAAGTGATGCGTCCGTCTCCATCCCGTCCGTGGACCACGAGGAGCTGGAACGTTCCTTCAGTGGGTTCTCCATCTCTCAGTCCAGAGAGAACCTGGACTTCCTCAACAGCTTCTGCTCCTCCGACCTGGACcggcgaggaggtggaggcccCGCCCTCTGCCCCGCCCTCCGCCCCTGCATTGCTGAGGGCGAGTCAGACTCCGACTCTGAGCTCTGTGCCCCCTCACCACACTCGGACCAGGCCTAG
- the LOC133972446 gene encoding potassium voltage-gated channel subfamily KQT member 2-like isoform X2, producing MEQKPRNGDMFPAAQSDQKRLKVGFVGLEAGGSESRDGALLISGAEDGPRRQRSVSGGKKPPKRNALYRRLQNFLYNVLERPRGWAFIYHAYVFLLVFSCLVLSVFSTIKEYEKSSEDALYILEVVTIVVFGVEYMVRIWAAGCCCRFRGWRGRLKFARKPFCVIDVMVLIASISVLAAGTQGNVFATSAIRSLRFLQILRMIRMDRRGGTWKLLGSVVYAHSKELITAWYIGFLCLILASFLVYLAEKEDNEQFETYADALWWGLITLTTIGYGDKFPITWNGRLLAATFTLIGVSFFALPAGILGSGFALKVQEQHRQKHFEKRRNPAAGLIQAAWRVYATNLSRTDLSSTWDYYERTVSVPMYRLIPPLNQLDLLRNLKNKSGLSFRKDVQPEPSPSQKVSLKERVFSSPRSSGTKGKGSPQHVVPTVGPGVAPSVGPSPGGGPGVPGGPGGPGGIQALRRSPSTEPCLEESPSKVPKSWSFGERSRTRQAFRIRGAASRQNSEDASLPGEDMADDNKSCHCEFVPQDLTRGLKVAIRGICIMRFMVSKRKFKESLRPYDVMDVIEQYSAGHLDMLARIKNLQSRVDQIVGRGTPTADKDRPKAANEELPEDPSMMGRLGKVEKQVLSMERKLDFLVNIYIQRMGIPQAETDAYFGSKEPDPAPPYHSPVDQLEKSQSVPKILQVLPSDQVEKTRHVTKMVRSSSSTGHRHYKTPTCPPSTSWQPISSHLPQHAPPPHQRSHGNTPSPVGGGSLVRLPPPPAGERHGGKRSNRQSTGERGGAERGGEGTNGTEGGGGEVKLESDASVSIPSVDHEELERSFSGFSISQSRENLDFLNSFCSSDLDRRGGGGPALCPALRPCIAEGESDSDSELCAPSPHSDQA from the exons ATGGAGCAGAAACCCCGGAACGGCGACATGTTCCCCGCAGCGCAGAGCGACCAGAAGAGGCTGAAGGTCGGCTTCGTGGGGCTGGAGGCCGGAGGCAGCGAGTCCAGAGACGGAGCCCTGCTCATATcag gTGCAGAGGACGGACCTCGGCGGCAGCGCAGCGTCTCCGGGGGAAAGAAACCTCCGAAACGAAATGCTCTCTACAGACGACTGCAGAACTTCCTGTACAACGTCCTGGAGAGGCCTCGAGGATGGGCCTTCATCTACCACGCCTACGT GTTCCTGCTGGTGTTCTCCtgtctggttctgtctgtgttcTCCACCATCAAAGAGTACGAGAAGAGTTCAGAGGACGCTCTCTACATCCTg GAGGTGGTGACCATCGTGGTGTTCGGGGTGGAGTACATGGTGAGGATCTGGGCTGCAGGTTGCTGCTGTCggttcagaggatggagaggacgACTCAAGTTCGCCAGGAAACCCTTTTGTGTCATCG ACGTGATGGTGTTGATAGCGTCCATCTCCGTCCTGGCGGCGGGGACGCAGGGGAACGTCTTCGCCACGTCAGCCATTCGTTCTCTTCGGTTCCTTCAGATCCTGAGGATGATCCGTATGGACCGACGAGGAGGAACCTGGAAACTGCTCGGATCAGTGGTGTACGCCCAcagcaag GAGCTGATCACAGCCTGGTACATCGGCTTCCTGTGTCTCATTCTGGCCAGTTTCCTCGTTTATTTGGCAGAAAAAGAAGATAACGAACAGTTTGAGACGTACGCCGACGCCCTCTGGTGGGGACTG aTCACACTGACCACCATCGGTTATGGAGATAAGTTCCCCATCACCTGGAATGGACGTCTCCTGGCTGCGACCTTCACTCTGATCGGAGTCTCTTTCTTTGCTCTGCCCGCT GGGATCCTGGGTTCCGGTTTTGCTCTGAAGGTCCAGGAGCAGCACCGACAGAAGCACTTTGAGAAGAGACGCAACCCAGCAGCCGGACTCATCCAG GCGGCGTGGAGAGTCTACGCCACGAATCTGAGCCGAACTGATCTGTCTTCCACCTGGGACTATTACGAGAGGACGGTGTCTGTCCCCATGTACAG gttgaTTCCTCCTCTCAATCAGTTGGATTTACTGAGGAACCTCAAGAACAAATCAGGACTCTCATTCAG GAAGGACGTCCAGCCTGAACCATCTCCCAG TCAGAAGGTCAGTCTGAAGGAGCGGGTCTTCTCATCCCCCCGCAGCTCAGGAACCAAAGGGAAAGGTTCCCCCCAGCATG TGGTTCCTACAGTCGGCCCCGGTGTTGCTCCTAGTGTGGGTCCTAGTCCTGGTGGGGGTCCTGGAGTTCCTGGAGGTCCTGGTGGTCCAGGGGGGATCCAGGCCCTGCGACGCTCCCCCAGCACGGAGCCTTGTCTGGAGGAGAGTCCCAGCAAGGTTCCAAAGAGCTGGAGCTTCGGAGAACGCAGCAGAACCCGACAGGCCTTCAGGATCCGAGGAGCGGCTTCACGCCAAAACTCTGAAG ACGCCAGCCTGCCAGGAGAAGACATGGCTGACGACAACAAGAGCTGCCACTGTGAGTTTGTGCCCCAGGATCTGACCCGGGGGTTAAAGGTCGCCATCAGAGGCATCTG CATCATGCGTTTCATGGTGTCCAAGAGGAAGTTTAAGGAGAGTCTTCGTCCATATGACGTCATGGACGTGATCGAGCAGTATTCAGCCGGTCACCTGGACATGCTTGCCCGCATCAAGAACCTCCAGTCCAG AGTGGATCAGATTGTTGGCAGAGGAACACCAACTGCAGACAAAGACCGTCCCAAAGCAGCCAATGAGGAGCTTCCTGAGGATCCAAGCATGATGGGACGGTTGGGGAAGGTGGAGAAGCAG GTGCTGTCCATGGAGAGAAAGTTGGACTTCCTGGTGAACATCTACATCCAGCGAATGGGAATCCCTCAGGCTGAGACCGACGCCTACTTTGGATCCAAGGAGCCAGACCCAGCTCCGCCCTACCACAGTCCAGTGGATCAGCTGGAGAAGAGCCAGTCTGTCCCCAAGATCCTGCA GGTGCTGCCTAGCGACCAAGTGGAGAAGACTCGTCATGTGACCAAGATGGTtcgctccagcagctccacgggTCACAGACACTACAAAACCCCCACAtgccctccctccacctcctggcAGCCAATCAGCTCCCACCTCCCTCAACATGCCCCACCCCCTCATCAGCGTAGCCACGGCAACACACCAAGTCCAGTGGGAGGCGGGTCACTGGTTCGACTCCCACCTCCTCCGGCCGGAGAGAGACATGGAGGCAAGCGGTCCAACCGGCAGAGCACGGGAGAGCGAGGGGGGgcggagaggggaggggaggggaccAATGGGacggaggggggaggaggggaggtgaaGCTGGAAAGTGATGCGTCCGTCTCCATCCCGTCCGTGGACCACGAGGAGCTGGAACGTTCCTTCAGTGGGTTCTCCATCTCTCAGTCCAGAGAGAACCTGGACTTCCTCAACAGCTTCTGCTCCTCCGACCTGGACcggcgaggaggtggaggcccCGCCCTCTGCCCCGCCCTCCGCCCCTGCATTGCTGAGGGCGAGTCAGACTCCGACTCTGAGCTCTGTGCCCCCTCACCACACTCGGACCAGGCCTAG
- the LOC133972446 gene encoding potassium voltage-gated channel subfamily KQT member 2-like isoform X3 produces the protein MEQKPRNGDMFPAAQSDQKRLKVGFVGLEAGGSESRDGALLISGAEDGPRRQRSVSGGKKPPKRNALYRRLQNFLYNVLERPRGWAFIYHAYVFLLVFSCLVLSVFSTIKEYEKSSEDALYILEVVTIVVFGVEYMVRIWAAGCCCRFRGWRGRLKFARKPFCVIDVMVLIASISVLAAGTQGNVFATSAIRSLRFLQILRMIRMDRRGGTWKLLGSVVYAHSKELITAWYIGFLCLILASFLVYLAEKEDNEQFETYADALWWGLITLTTIGYGDKFPITWNGRLLAATFTLIGVSFFALPAGILGSGFALKVQEQHRQKHFEKRRNPAAGLIQAAWRVYATNLSRTDLSSTWDYYERTVSVPMYRLIPPLNQLDLLRNLKNKSGLSFRKDVQPEPSPSQKVSLKERVFSSPRSSGTKGKGSPQHVVPTVGPGVAPSVGPSPGGGPGVPGGPGGPGGIQALRRSPSTEPCLEESPSKVPKSWSFGERSRTRQAFRIRGAASRQNSEVLIEMQDEEFRRKSSPDASLPGEDMADDNKSCHCEFVPQDLTRGLKVAIRGIWVKGHHQLLGKSESELGSLFSVVLLLCPVVW, from the exons ATGGAGCAGAAACCCCGGAACGGCGACATGTTCCCCGCAGCGCAGAGCGACCAGAAGAGGCTGAAGGTCGGCTTCGTGGGGCTGGAGGCCGGAGGCAGCGAGTCCAGAGACGGAGCCCTGCTCATATcag gTGCAGAGGACGGACCTCGGCGGCAGCGCAGCGTCTCCGGGGGAAAGAAACCTCCGAAACGAAATGCTCTCTACAGACGACTGCAGAACTTCCTGTACAACGTCCTGGAGAGGCCTCGAGGATGGGCCTTCATCTACCACGCCTACGT GTTCCTGCTGGTGTTCTCCtgtctggttctgtctgtgttcTCCACCATCAAAGAGTACGAGAAGAGTTCAGAGGACGCTCTCTACATCCTg GAGGTGGTGACCATCGTGGTGTTCGGGGTGGAGTACATGGTGAGGATCTGGGCTGCAGGTTGCTGCTGTCggttcagaggatggagaggacgACTCAAGTTCGCCAGGAAACCCTTTTGTGTCATCG ACGTGATGGTGTTGATAGCGTCCATCTCCGTCCTGGCGGCGGGGACGCAGGGGAACGTCTTCGCCACGTCAGCCATTCGTTCTCTTCGGTTCCTTCAGATCCTGAGGATGATCCGTATGGACCGACGAGGAGGAACCTGGAAACTGCTCGGATCAGTGGTGTACGCCCAcagcaag GAGCTGATCACAGCCTGGTACATCGGCTTCCTGTGTCTCATTCTGGCCAGTTTCCTCGTTTATTTGGCAGAAAAAGAAGATAACGAACAGTTTGAGACGTACGCCGACGCCCTCTGGTGGGGACTG aTCACACTGACCACCATCGGTTATGGAGATAAGTTCCCCATCACCTGGAATGGACGTCTCCTGGCTGCGACCTTCACTCTGATCGGAGTCTCTTTCTTTGCTCTGCCCGCT GGGATCCTGGGTTCCGGTTTTGCTCTGAAGGTCCAGGAGCAGCACCGACAGAAGCACTTTGAGAAGAGACGCAACCCAGCAGCCGGACTCATCCAG GCGGCGTGGAGAGTCTACGCCACGAATCTGAGCCGAACTGATCTGTCTTCCACCTGGGACTATTACGAGAGGACGGTGTCTGTCCCCATGTACAG gttgaTTCCTCCTCTCAATCAGTTGGATTTACTGAGGAACCTCAAGAACAAATCAGGACTCTCATTCAG GAAGGACGTCCAGCCTGAACCATCTCCCAG TCAGAAGGTCAGTCTGAAGGAGCGGGTCTTCTCATCCCCCCGCAGCTCAGGAACCAAAGGGAAAGGTTCCCCCCAGCATG TGGTTCCTACAGTCGGCCCCGGTGTTGCTCCTAGTGTGGGTCCTAGTCCTGGTGGGGGTCCTGGAGTTCCTGGAGGTCCTGGTGGTCCAGGGGGGATCCAGGCCCTGCGACGCTCCCCCAGCACGGAGCCTTGTCTGGAGGAGAGTCCCAGCAAGGTTCCAAAGAGCTGGAGCTTCGGAGAACGCAGCAGAACCCGACAGGCCTTCAGGATCCGAGGAGCGGCTTCACGCCAAAACTCTGAAG TGCTCATTGAGATGCAGGATGAAGAGTTCAGACGGAAGAGCTCCCcag ACGCCAGCCTGCCAGGAGAAGACATGGCTGACGACAACAAGAGCTGCCACTGTGAGTTTGTGCCCCAGGATCTGACCCGGGGGTTAAAGGTCGCCATCAGAGGCATCTG ggtcaaaggtcaccatcAGCTGCTGGGTAAGAGTGAGTCTGAGTTAGGttcattgttttctgttgtgttgctcCTCTGTCCCGTTGTTTGGTAa